The Solibacillus isronensis sequence TTTGATCATCTATTTTTACCGCTCCCTCCGTTACATCATAGAAGCGCGGGATTAAGCTGACGATTGTCGATTTCCCCCCGCCGCTCATACCTACGAAAGCAACAGTTTGTCCAGGTTCAATTGTGAAGTCCACTTCATTTAAAATTGTGTTGCCACCTTTATCATACTTGAATGTAACTCGATCAAATTGAAGCTTCCCTTTTGCTGCGGGTAACACCATCGCGTTAGCCTTATTTTGAACTTCATATTTCTCATCCATCAGTTCAAACATGCGGTCCATTGAGGCAATTGACTGAGTCAATGTTGTCGACGAGCTCACTAATCGGCGAAGCGGTCCATACAGGCGTTCAATATAAGCATAGAATGCAACAAGTACACCGATAGATAAATCCCCTTGTAAATATTGATAACCTGCATAACCAATCACGATCAGCGGCGCCATATCCGTAATGGTATTAACGACAGCAAAAGATTTGGCATTCCAGCGTGAATGGTCCAGCGCTTTATTAAGAAACTCTCCATTCGTTTCATCGAAAATCTTCTGCTCGTGCTTTTCCAATGTAAAACTTTTAATGATGCTCATACCGGCTACACGCTCATGTAAATAACTTTGAACGCCTGCCAAAGCCTGTGACCGTTCCTTCGTTAAGCTGCGAAGTCTTCCGAAGAAATACTTTACACTAAATGCATAAAACGGCAGTGCAATAAGCGATACAAGTGTCAACTTAACATCCATTGCAAACATAACACCGATTACGATTAAAATCGTCGCTAAATCGAGCCATAAGTTCATCAATCCGGTCATAACAAAGTTTTTTGTTTGCTCAACATCATTGATGACTCGTGAAATTACTTCTCCGGCCCGCGTATTCGCATAATACTTTAAGCTTAACTTTTGTAAGTGGCCATACAATTCTTTACGTATATCAAACAAAATATTGTTACTCAAGTTTTGCGCAAAGTATTGGCGGTAATATTCAATTGGTGGTCGAATAACAAAAAACAATACGAGTGCAATTCCGATCCAAGTAAATAATTGGCTTGTTTTTTCTTCTGTAGACATACCATCATTTAATAATATATCATCGATAATTATTTGCAGGAGCCATGGTAAAAATAACGGAATCGCAAATTTAAGTATGCCGATTACGATTGTTAAGAATAAAAGCAGTTTATACGGCTTGACGAACCGCATATAACGTTTAATACTATCCAATGCAAAAAACACTTCCCCTCAGAAATTTTGCAACAGCAATTATCATAACATAATTCCCCATTAAACATTTACACATGTACTTTACCCAAAAGAAAAACACAAGCAACCTAAAAAAGTTACTTGTGTCTCCTCTACTCTTTATTTGCTTCAATTTCACTTAATAAAATATACCGATTTGTCCACGACTCTATGAAGTCCGGAGCGAATGGTCCACGGCGTTGTTCAATCCAGCTAACCAATGTTTTAACATTCCGCTGTAAAATTTTATCTATGACTTCAGGGTAGTTCATTTCCAACCTATGCTGCTCATACTCATCTTCATCCAATAATGCATGACTCATATCAGGAAACACTTTTACATCCAAATCATAGTCAATATATTTTAAGCAGTTGTTATCAAACACAAACGGAGAACTGATGTTGCAATAGTAATACACCCCGTCATCCCGCAACATACAAATAATATTGAACCAATGCTCTGCATGAAAGTAACAAATCGAGGGCTCACGTGTCAGCCAGGTGCGACCATCTGATTCAGTAACAAGTGTTTTTTCATTTGCACCGATAATAATATTTTTTGTTGCTTTCAATACCATCGTTTCTTGCCAGACACGGTGGATATTACCATTGTGCTTATAACTATGTATTTGGATTTTTTCTCCTTCAACCGGTAATGCCATCATAAAGCCCACCTTTTCGTCTTAGCTAAAAATTCTAGCAGTCTTTATTGTATTATAACAATGCTTTGGCAAAACTTGTAGTTCGAATGCAATTATTTTCAATTTTGCGTGAAAATTATTGCGAATCCTTAATAGTTGCACATATTAAAACAAAGTATCAATAAGTTTAGCTTCTTTCTATGATTTCCCCGCTAATCCTTTTTAAAACAAAAAAGATGCTCTGAAAGTTTGCACTTTCAGAACATCTTTCTGCACTTCATTAGAAGTTGTTTTTGTTACGCTTCGCGAATTGTGCGTTACGCTGCTCTTGTTCGCGTTGCTGTTTTTGGTTTTGTTGTTGAACTTCATTGAAGTTTTCGTCTTGACCGAATTCTTCAAGGTTGTTGTTTTGTCGGTTGTTTTGACTATTATTTTGTTTTTGATTTTGGTTTTGGTTTTGCTGGTTGAACTCGTTGAAGTTTAGTTCTTGACCAAACTCTTCAAAGTTGTTCTGTTGGTTGTTACGTTGGTTTTGGTTTTGTTGATTATTACGGTTTTGCTGATTATTACGGTTTTGGTTTTGTTCATTGCGACTCATCTTTTGTCACCTCCATGACCTTTATTGTGGTCCGGTGATAAAAGAATTATGCATTGATTTTCCCCCAGATTTTTAACATCGGCACAGGCATTGGTAAATTGGCAATTTGCTCCTTTGTAAAGAAAGCCGTATTTTCCGGATTTTCATTCACTTCAAGTGCATCAACTAAATAGCTGTCAATATGCCATTTCAAATGAGAAAACACATGTTTAAAACTTAAAATTGGTTCTTTAAAATTGGGCTCCAAAGTTACGTTATATTGTTTTTCCAAGTTGGTTAAACTATTTTCATCTGCATGTCGTTCAATCATGATAAATTGCCACATATTTGCGAGCAGACCATCTGCCGGACGCTTCTCCATTAAATAGCGACCTTCTTTATCACGAATAATATAAACATCATATTCCATATTTTTTGTTTTCAGCTTTTTGGATTTAACCGGTAAGCTAGATGGGTCGCCTTCATGGAATGCTGTGCAATAATCACGCACTGGACATAATAAGCATTTTGGTGAAGTCGGTGTACAAATCAACGCACCAAGCTCCATCAGTCCTTGATTAAACGCAGATGTATTTTCAGGGTCAATCAGCTCCGTAACAGCTTGTTCAAAAATTTTCTTTGTTTTCGGTAAAGCGATATCTGCATCAATATTTAATACACGACTTAGTACACGCATAACATTTCCATCTACAGCATGCTCCGGCTTTCCGTAAGCAATACTTAATATTGCACCTGCTGTATAAGGTCCAACACCTTTTAGCTTTGAAATGTCGACGCGGTTATCCGGTACTTTTCCGCCGTAAACTTCGACTACTTCCCGAACACCTGCTTGTAAATTACGGACACGGGAATAATACCCTAGGCCTTCCCACATTTTAAGCAGCTCTTCTTCCGGTGAATAGGCTAAGCTTTCCGCTGTCGGGTATTTTTCTATAAAACGGTTGTAGTATGGGATGACTGTATCAACTCTTGTTTGCTGCAGCATTACTTCAGAAACCCATATTTGATACGGTTCTTTCGTACGACGCCATGGCAAATCTCGTTGTTCTTCCAAAAACCATTGCACTAAAGCCTGGCGAAATTGTTTTGTATATGGATAGTTCACATTGTCCTCCAAAAATTCGATTTTATTTCCTTCAAAAAGGGTATATTATAATGTGGATACTATTGCTAAATTTTTCCGTTCTCGAACGGTGTTAAGATCGAGGGGTTGATACATTTGGATTCAGGCACACATTTCGTCATGGGGATTGCTATTGGAGGCCTAGCACTTGTAGACCCGACTGTCGCAAGTCATTCCATGACCTTTACGGCTGTAATGGCTGGAACGATTATCGGACAACAGGCACCAGATATTGATACGGTTTTAAAACTTCGTAATAATGCGGTTTATATACGCCATCACCGAGGGATTACACATTCAATACCTGCCGTTTTACTATGGCCTCTATTAATAACAGGTGTACTCGCTCTTGTTTTACCTGATGTCCATCTATTCAATGTTTGGCTATGGACACAGATCGCCGTATTTTTACATGTGTTTGTAGATATTTTCAATGCATACGGCACACAAGCATTGCGCCCATTTTCTAAAAAGTGGGTTGCACTCGGTGTTATAAATACATTTGATCCATTTATATTTACGATGCACTGTATCGGTATTTTACTTTGGTTATTAGGGACTGAACCCGTTCTTACATTTACGGTCATGTACATCATTATTTTCTTCTATTATATTTTACGTTTTGCTCTTCAAAAGGCGGTTAAAACTGCTGTCCATCATGAACTGCAGGACGAAGAATTTGTAATTGTTGCTCCAACAATGCGCTTTTTCCATTGGAAAGTCGCTGCTAAATCCAAAACGCACTTTTATGTTGGCCGTGCCTATCGCAGATCCGTCAATATTTACGATAAGTTCGAAATCGAGCCTATCCCAAAGACGGAGCTCGTTGAAAAAGCGATAAAAGATCCAAACTTAGATGCCTTTTTATCGTTTTCACCACTTTACCGGTGGGAAATTTCTGAGCTTGAAAGCGGCGTAACAGAACTACGTTTAATCGATTTACGCTACCGCAGTAACGATCGCTATCCTTTCGTTGCAGTCGCCCATTTAGATGACGAGCTTAACATTGTCAATTCTTATACCGGCTGGATTTTCACAGAAGAAAAATTACAGAAACGACTGCAAATAGGAGCCGGTAATGACTAAATAAAAAGACGGAAAACCACCAGCCACAACTGGTGGTTTTATGTTGCAATCAGCATTGAAGCTACAATTGCCTAATGGTTTTAATTCAATGTATCATCACTGTCATTTAAAAGTTGCGCATATTTCGGATTTTGTGCCGCAAATAAATGAAGCTTATCCCCATAACTTTCAATTAACTGGCTTACTAATTTAGCCGTATATTCCGCGCCGCGATAATCTGCACCGGCCTTGGCAGATGTCGACTCGAAATCGCTGCATAATAATTCCACCCATGTACGGGCACGACCTGCCGGTAATTTAGGATTTTTCACTAATAATTGTTCCGTTAATTTTTGATATAATTCTTCCATGCTACTTCCCTTCTTTCATTGGACGTAATATAGAAACTGGTAATGCTTCTTCAAAACGTTCCGATCCTAATCGGTGTCCCCATGCAAAACGACCTTTTAAATAATCTACCTGGAAAAACTCACCTGGCGATCCGTTCAGACGATAGATTTCACCCGGAATAATTGTTGAAAGATCAACTAAATACGCCTCTGCCATTAATGCTTTACGCTCATATACAGCATACTCATTCACAATTCCCAATTGCTCTGCTTTTCTTGCTCGTTCACGTAAATTTGCAATTTCCTGACGCAATTCCTGTTCAGACATTGAACTATATGTTAATTCATTCATTATGTTGTTGCTCCTTCTGTTCTATATATTCATTAATTTTCTCTATTGGAAAGCCCTTTTGATAAAGTGCCTGTTTAACTTTTTGCCGAAGCTCAGACCCTGTTAATTTGGATGCATATTTGCGCCAAATTTTATCACCTTGAGCTTCTATTAACTCGGACCATTCATCTTCATCGCGGTCTAATGTAATCTGGTCGAGTATTTCTTTAACAATCTCATAGGAATAACCTTTACGCAACAGCACATCCTGGATTTTCTGCTTCACTTGTGCCGGCGTTCTGTTTTTATTGGAACGCACGGCTTTTTCTGCTAATTCCATTGCTAGCTTTAACTGTTCATCATGTTCAAATGTCGCCAATACCTTCTGCTGCAAATTTTTATCAATTCCTTTTTGCATCAGGTCTTGGCGAATTGCTGCCGGTCCTTTTTTTGTCGTACGCTTTCTCGTTTCAAGCAGTGCTTTTGAATAACTTTCATCATTTAAAAAGCCTAAGCCCGTTAATTTATGAATAGCTTCCTGTACAACTGCCTCCCCATGCCCTGCTTTCAGGAGTTTAGTTTTCACTTCATGTTCACTGCGCATTTGGAAGCTTAAAAAGTTAAGCGCTTTGTTGAACGCTTTTGCAATTTCATCTTCATATTGTATTTCATCTATTTCCATCTGCTCAAGTACTTTGCCTTTTTGCAGACCGAACTTAATAAGTGTGCCTTCATCTACGGCAAAAGCATATTTTTCGTTCAAGTATATATTGTAGCGCTCTTGATTGTTTTTTTGACGACCAATTTTTGTAATGATTTGAACTTGCACCGTGTACACCTCACAATAACAATGTACATTCTAGTATACATCTTTTTACTTATAGTTTCATGGAACGGTATACTGATATGAACAAAAAGAAATAAAGGCGGTGTTTGTTATAAAAGTTGCAATTGCAGGCGGTACAGGAATGGTTGGCAGGAGATTGAGTAAGCTATTACTTGAACAAGGTCACGAAGTCATAGTTTTAACGCGGGGAGAGCAGCAAACTGAAAATAACATCCACTATGTGCAATGGTTAAACGACGACTCGACACCGGAGCGCTATGTTGAAAATACGGATGCATTCGTAAATTTAGCTGGTGTCTCGCTAAATGAGGGACGATGGACAGATGAACAAAAACAAAAAATCCTATCAAGCCGTTTGGAATCTACCGAGGAAATCATCCGTATTATACAAAGCGTGAAGTACAAACCGAAAGTACTCATTAATGCGAGTGCTGTTGGTATTTATCCTGTTTCCGAAACAGCTGTTTATACGGAACAAGCGACCGAAAAAGCAGCTGATTTTTTAGGAAGCGTTGTTGCCCAGTGGGAAGAAAAAGCAATGCAGGCTCACCAATTAGGTATCCGCACTTGTTTAACCCGTTTTGGCGTTATTTTGGAAAAAGGTGAAGGAGCACTGCCGATGATGGTACTTCCTTATAAGCTTGGTATTGGCGGTACAATCGGATCAGGCAAACAGTGGCTTAGCTGGATTCATGTAGAAGATGTGGCACGTGCTATTCTTTTTGCAATTGAGAACAATTCATTATCGGGGCCGATTAATTTTACAACACCAAATGTAAAACGTATGAAGCAATTCGGGTATTCAATTAGTAAATCACTAAAGCGTCCACATTGGTTCCCGGTACCAAGCATCGCTTTGAAGCTTGCTCTTGGCGAGAAGAGTATGCTCGTACTGGAAGGTCAGCATGTCGTACCCGAAAAATTATTAAATGCAAATTTCGAATTTAAGTTTGTTTCTGTAGAAGATGCAATTCGTGATCTATATGAATAAAACAATGCTTTTCACGCAACCTACCTTGTAAAAGGAGGTTGCTTTTTCATTGAAAAAACATATTTTAGGGATTAGCTTCGTGTTAGTCGCCACATTTATTTCCTTTATATCTGTGTCTGTTGCAAAAGCCGAGGAATTTCATTGGGGCTTCAAGCCAAGCCGAAATGGCGCACCTGTTGAAATAGGGGAACCGCTTGAGTCTATGTTAAGTAAATACGGTGCCATTTATAAGGGTAATGAAGAAAAGAAAATTGTTTACTTAACATTCGATAACGGCTACGAAAACGGCTATACCGAAAGTATTTTAAATACTTTGCGGGAAGAAAAAGCTCCAGCCACTTTCTTCTTGACCGGTCATTATTTAACTAGCGCGACCGATTTAGTAAAAACGATGGTCAAGGATGGCCATATTATCGGAAATCACTCTTATGGACATCCAAATATGGCGCGTTTGACCCCTGATGGAATGAAGAAGGAATGGAAACAGTTCGATGATAAGTTAAATGAACTGACTGGTGTCAAACGGACTTATTATGCTCGGCCGCCAGAAGGTATCTTTAATGAAGAAGTTCTGAAAGTCGGAAATGAAGCGGGCTATCGCCATATGTTCTGGTCGATCGCTTTTAAAGACTGGCTAAAAGATGAACGACGCGGCGCAAAATATGCTTATGATGCATTGATGAACCAGCTTCATCCAGGCGCCATTATTTTAATGCATACAGTAGCGCAGGATAATGCCGAAGCGTTACCGCAATTTATAAAAGATGCAAAGGCACAAGGTTACACATTCGGCTCATTGGATGATTTGGTGCTTGAATACGAAAACATTTCCCCGTATTAGAAAAGTAGCGTTCCTTTCTTTTCATTGTACTTTCCGTTATACTGTAATGATGAAGAAAAGGAAGTGACTCGCACTAAATTTTGGTGCGAGTTACTCTATTTAAAGGACGTGTAAACTTGAGTGAACTAAAAATGGAAGTCGGGCAAAAGTTCCCGTTAACGATAAAACGCCTTGGCATTAATGGTGAAGGTGTCGGTTTTTATAAACGTAATGTCGTATTCGTAAAAGGTGCGATCCCTGGAGAAGAAGTAACAGTAAAATTAACAAAAGTATCACCGAAATTCGCTGAAGCAGAAATTTTGGCAATACGTAAAGCAAGCGAATTCCGTCAAGAAGCACCTTGTCCTGTATATTCTGAGTGTGGTGGTTGTCAATTACAGCATATGACTTATGACGCGCAGTTAATGAATAAGCGTGATATCGTCGTACAAGCATTCGAAAAATACGCTAAAGAAATCGGACAAACTGTTGAAATCCGCCCAACAATCGGAATGGATAATCCTTGGCATTACCGCAACAAATCTCAGTTCCAAGTACGCAAAGAAGGCAAGCGTGTATATGCAGGTCTATTTGCAGAAGGAACAAATCAGCTTTTAAATATTAATGACTGTCTTGTACAGCATCCTGTTACTTCAAAAATTACAGTTGCTACTCGTAAAATATTACAAAAGCTAAATATCCCGATTTATGATGGGAAAACATTAAACGGATTAGTTCGTACAATTGTTGTTCGTACTGGTATGCGTTCTGGCGAAACACAAGTATGTCTTGTTACAACACGCCGCGAACTTCCGCATAAAGAAGAATTGATTGAACGTATTAAAAAGATTGATCCTTCAATCGTTTCTATTACACAAAACGTCAACCGCGAGAAAACATCATTAATATTTGGTCCAGATACTTATATTTTAGATGGTAAAGACGCGATTCATGAAAAGCTGGGCGAATTTGCATTTGATTTATCGACACGTGCATTTTTCCAGCTTAACCCTGAACAGACAGTACATTTATACAATGAAATTAAAAAAGCTGCGGCACTGACAGGAAAAGAAAATGTTGTCGATGCATACTGTGGTGTTGGTACTATCGGTATGTGGCTTGCAGAAGGTGCTCGCGAAGTACGTGGTATGGATAATGTCGATGAAGCAATTGCTGATGCGAAGTACAATGCCCGTACAAACGATAACCTGCAGCATGTACGTTTCTTCCCAGGCTCTGCAGATAAATGGCTGTTCCGCTGGTCAAAAGAAGATTACCGTCCGGATGTCATTTGTGTGGATCCGCCTCGTACAGGTTTGGAGCCAGGCTTTATTAGAACTGTATTAAAAATCAAACCAAAGCGCTTTGTCTACACATCTTGTAACCCATCAACACTAGCACGTGATCTAAAAGAATTATCAAAGGCTTACAACGTTGAATATATTCAACCAGTCGACATGTTCCCGCAAACAGCACAGGTTGAATGTGTTGTGAAACTGACTTTAAAAAAATAGTAAAACTACACTTAAAGAGCAGCATTTATCTCTGTGAGATAAATGCTGCTTTTCTATACATAAATTGAGTTCAAATCCGGGGACGCTTTCCAGGGGCGTGAGGCCAACAGGATGTTGGTCACAAAAGCGTTGCCACAGGACGTGGTGTTCTTAGCTTTTGTTCCTAGTCTCAGGCTTACGCTAATCCCCTAGGAGTCGCCCCTCCATTCCAATCAATTTAAAAATTCTTTTATAAAATTTTTCCAAGTTTAATTCTATTTTGGTAAAAACTTGCAAATATGATTCAATTGACGCAATATTAAATTAAATATATTCTGGAGGGATCAATTTGGGAAGAATCATTCATTTTGAAATTCATGTAGATGATATGGAACGAGCGAAAAATTTCTATCAAGCTGTTTTTGAATGGAGGTTTGAGGATTATAGTGAATATGCAGGCATGCCGTATTTTGGAGCCATTACTGGCGACGATCAATATCCAGGTATTAATGGTGCTTTAATGCAACGTCAAGGCCCTTCTCCTTCAGAAGGACAGAGTGTTAATTCCGCAGTATGTACTTTAGGCGTAAGCGATTACGATGCAACCGAAGCAAAAATTTTAGCAAATGGCGGCAAAGTAGCATTGCCTAAATATGCATTGCCAGGTATGGCTTGGCAAGGTTATTTCATCGATACCGAAAATAATATTTTTGGTCTTCACCAACCAGATTCGGAAGCAAAATAACATGAAAGCGACGAACCTTTTAAATAGGTTACGTCGCTTTTTTAGTAAATCATTTTAAGAGAACCTCCCCCACTTCTTTACTTTCATGTAAAATAGAAATCGCCAGGAGGTATTAATTATGAAAAACTTTCTATTTGTAGTGATCACTTTTATTATTTCTTATTGGGCAATTGCATCTTTTGCAGGCCTCATCTTCCCAAGCAATGATGAAAATTCAGCTACTTCAGCAAGCTCACTTCAAGCTGCTGTGACATTTGGTGGTGTAAACTATTTAAATGTGTTCATCTACATAATTTTAGCAATGATTATTACAGCAATAGTCTTCTTTTCAGTAAAAAGCAGACGTTCCAATTAAGTGAACGTCCGCTTTTTTATATAGCTATTTTTTTCGATTTACCGAAAAATTGAATCATAACTGCTACAGTCAAAAGCATGAGCGAAATAACAAATAAAAACCCGTTACTCGGAAAAATTTCCAAATATAATCCGCCTAAAAGTGGACCTGTCAAACTGCCTAAACTGAAGAAAATACCACAAAGCAAGTTCCCTGTCGGCAACAGCTCTTTCGGAGTCAAATCGGTCATATATGTGATACCGAGCGAGAACATCGAACCTACACACATACCTGCTAAAAAGAATACTGCCGCTACAAACAATTCGGAGTGCTCGAAGAAATTTCCTATTAAGAAAAAGATGCTTCCGGCAAGCAATCCTGAAACAATGACTTTATGGCGACCAATTTTATCGCCTAATGCACCAAGCGGAAACTGCATAACAATCGCACCGATTGAAAATCCAGCCAAAATAACGGATACATAAGCTACGTCAAAATCTTTTCGTAACGCGTATACCGGGAATAAAGCATTTAAGGACGACTCTAAAAATCCATAAACAAACGGCGGTAAAAAGGCTATCCAGCCGTACTTTATAGCAAGACTATAACGCTTGAAACCCGACTCATTTGCGTCTCCTGCCAACGCTTCCGGTTTTTCGTTTTTCACGAAGAAGATTAAAGACCATGCCAATAAACATAAGGCCGATGAAATAATAAACGGAAAGCTTTCCGAAATTTTAATTAACGGGACAAACAATGGGCCGACAGCAAAGCCTACACCGAAAGATATGCCGTATATGGACATGCTTTTACCAAGTTTATGTGTAGCTGTTGTTGAAGTAATCCAAGTTTGTGTCGAAAAATGCAGTGCATGATCCCCAATACCGATTAACAGACGGAGAACAAACCAAAACATAACACTTTTCCATAATGGAAATAAAAACAGTGACATGAAAACGAGTGCCCCACCTAATAAAATAATAGGTTTATAACCGTATTTACGTAATGGCTGCTCGATAAATGGCGAGATCAATAATGTACCTATGTATAAACCTGTTGCATTCAAACCATTGAGCGTCGAGGATACACCATCCCCTTCAAAAATCACTGAAATTAGAGGTAAAAGCATTCCTTGCGAAAATCCTGAAATTGATACAATAATAACTAAAATAGCAAATCTGCGTTGTTCATAACTCATTTCAATTTTTCTCCCTTAGTTCATACAAATTATCGTATCACAGCTTTTGGGAGAAATAAAAGCAAACTCAAAAACCCTAGCTAACTTTATCTCTAAAAGTTAACTAGGGTTTTAAATATCACTATAATCCATTTCTGCTTTGCGTAAACAGTCGTATCGGCAATTAGCCGTAAATGTTTAAACTTCCTCCTTTTCCTGAGTTTGTCTATACATGTTTTTTCCGACCATCTCCTTCATATTTAAGTATGAATTTACTTTATCATAACACTTCAATAATGTAAATATTCAAAATTAACAGAATGTTAAAATAATTAACAAGTACTATACAATTTCCTATTTTTTAAAGTTAATTTAATAGATTGGTCCGGTATATACTACAAGTTGTTGTTTAACTTTTAGAAAAGGGCGTAGTATAATATTAATAAGTCAATGCAAAAGGAGCATCATAAATTATGAAGCCAATTACAAACAAAGAACAACAAGTAACATATTTAAAAGAACGTCTGGAAATTTTCCTAGAGGTGCTTGATGCAATCGATCCTGAAACGACGGAAATTGAAGATATTGATCGCTTAATTCAAATGATGGATGATTTAGAAGAAAAAATGGACCAATTCCAATCTCGCGAAGAAAAATAGCAAATTCAGCAATGCCTGTACATTAGGTATTGCTTTTTTTGTTCTTTTGACTAGTTCTGCTATTATTCGCTGTTTTTTCTTTTAATCTGACAACATTCATGTAAGCGCTCTTTTTTTTCCACTTTAAAAGAGTTATAATGTAAGATGGATTATTAAGAAGAACATCACATTTATTTCTTTGTGAAAGTTTTGTTCTAACTTATATCAAGCTTTTCACTGATCAAAATACACATATTTTTCTGGGGGGAAAAATAAGATGGCATACTTAGAAACTTTAGAAAAAAGTCTTTATTCTTTAGTAACTGAAACATCTACTAACTTACCAAAAGACGTTCGTCGTGCTATTAAAGCTGCAAAAGAAGCAGAAAATGCTGGTACACGTGCAGCGATGTCTTTAGACACAATCACTACAAATATTGTAATGGCAGAAGATAATGTATCTCCAATTTGTCAAGATACAGGTCTACCAACATTTAAAGTATATACTCCGGTTGGCGTAAACCAAATTGAAATTAAAAAAGCAATCCAAACTGCAATTGCTGCAGCTACAGGTGACGCAAAATTACGTCCAAACTCAGTTGATTCATTAACGGGTAAAAACTCTGGAACAAACATTGGTGCTGGCCTTCCAGTAGTTAAGTTTGAACAGTGGGAAAATGACTATATTA is a genomic window containing:
- a CDS encoding YfhH family protein, which gives rise to MNELTYSSMSEQELRQEIANLRERARKAEQLGIVNEYAVYERKALMAEAYLVDLSTIIPGEIYRLNGSPGEFFQVDYLKGRFAWGHRLGSERFEEALPVSILRPMKEGK
- a CDS encoding polysaccharide deacetylase family protein — encoded protein: MKKHILGISFVLVATFISFISVSVAKAEEFHWGFKPSRNGAPVEIGEPLESMLSKYGAIYKGNEEKKIVYLTFDNGYENGYTESILNTLREEKAPATFFLTGHYLTSATDLVKTMVKDGHIIGNHSYGHPNMARLTPDGMKKEWKQFDDKLNELTGVKRTYYARPPEGIFNEEVLKVGNEAGYRHMFWSIAFKDWLKDERRGAKYAYDALMNQLHPGAIILMHTVAQDNAEALPQFIKDAKAQGYTFGSLDDLVLEYENISPY
- a CDS encoding TIGR01777 family oxidoreductase; translation: MKVAIAGGTGMVGRRLSKLLLEQGHEVIVLTRGEQQTENNIHYVQWLNDDSTPERYVENTDAFVNLAGVSLNEGRWTDEQKQKILSSRLESTEEIIRIIQSVKYKPKVLINASAVGIYPVSETAVYTEQATEKAADFLGSVVAQWEEKAMQAHQLGIRTCLTRFGVILEKGEGALPMMVLPYKLGIGGTIGSGKQWLSWIHVEDVARAILFAIENNSLSGPINFTTPNVKRMKQFGYSISKSLKRPHWFPVPSIALKLALGEKSMLVLEGQHVVPEKLLNANFEFKFVSVEDAIRDLYE
- the mutY gene encoding A/G-specific adenine glycosylase, yielding MNYPYTKQFRQALVQWFLEEQRDLPWRRTKEPYQIWVSEVMLQQTRVDTVIPYYNRFIEKYPTAESLAYSPEEELLKMWEGLGYYSRVRNLQAGVREVVEVYGGKVPDNRVDISKLKGVGPYTAGAILSIAYGKPEHAVDGNVMRVLSRVLNIDADIALPKTKKIFEQAVTELIDPENTSAFNQGLMELGALICTPTSPKCLLCPVRDYCTAFHEGDPSSLPVKSKKLKTKNMEYDVYIIRDKEGRYLMEKRPADGLLANMWQFIMIERHADENSLTNLEKQYNVTLEPNFKEPILSFKHVFSHLKWHIDSYLVDALEVNENPENTAFFTKEQIANLPMPVPMLKIWGKINA
- a CDS encoding ABC transporter ATP-binding protein — protein: MRFVKPYKLLLFLTIVIGILKFAIPLFLPWLLQIIIDDILLNDGMSTEEKTSQLFTWIGIALVLFFVIRPPIEYYRQYFAQNLSNNILFDIRKELYGHLQKLSLKYYANTRAGEVISRVINDVEQTKNFVMTGLMNLWLDLATILIVIGVMFAMDVKLTLVSLIALPFYAFSVKYFFGRLRSLTKERSQALAGVQSYLHERVAGMSIIKSFTLEKHEQKIFDETNGEFLNKALDHSRWNAKSFAVVNTITDMAPLIVIGYAGYQYLQGDLSIGVLVAFYAYIERLYGPLRRLVSSSTTLTQSIASMDRMFELMDEKYEVQNKANAMVLPAAKGKLQFDRVTFKYDKGGNTILNEVDFTIEPGQTVAFVGMSGGGKSTIVSLIPRFYDVTEGAVKIDDQNVKDVTIESLRSQIGIVLQDNILFSDSVKQNILMGNPHATDEEIVAAAKAANAHDFIMGLPEGYDTKVGERGVKLSGGQKQRVAIARVFLKNPPILVLDEATSALDLESEALIQDSLDRLAHERTTIIIAHRLSTITHADNIFVIEHGEVVESGTHQRLMEQQGAYYNLFQVQKLD
- a CDS encoding metal-dependent hydrolase, whose translation is MDSGTHFVMGIAIGGLALVDPTVASHSMTFTAVMAGTIIGQQAPDIDTVLKLRNNAVYIRHHRGITHSIPAVLLWPLLITGVLALVLPDVHLFNVWLWTQIAVFLHVFVDIFNAYGTQALRPFSKKWVALGVINTFDPFIFTMHCIGILLWLLGTEPVLTFTVMYIIIFFYYILRFALQKAVKTAVHHELQDEEFVIVAPTMRFFHWKVAAKSKTHFYVGRAYRRSVNIYDKFEIEPIPKTELVEKAIKDPNLDAFLSFSPLYRWEISELESGVTELRLIDLRYRSNDRYPFVAVAHLDDELNIVNSYTGWIFTEEKLQKRLQIGAGND
- the recX gene encoding recombination regulator RecX; the encoded protein is MQVQIITKIGRQKNNQERYNIYLNEKYAFAVDEGTLIKFGLQKGKVLEQMEIDEIQYEDEIAKAFNKALNFLSFQMRSEHEVKTKLLKAGHGEAVVQEAIHKLTGLGFLNDESYSKALLETRKRTTKKGPAAIRQDLMQKGIDKNLQQKVLATFEHDEQLKLAMELAEKAVRSNKNRTPAQVKQKIQDVLLRKGYSYEIVKEILDQITLDRDEDEWSELIEAQGDKIWRKYASKLTGSELRQKVKQALYQKGFPIEKINEYIEQKEQQHNE
- the ntdP gene encoding nucleoside tri-diphosphate phosphatase codes for the protein MALPVEGEKIQIHSYKHNGNIHRVWQETMVLKATKNIIIGANEKTLVTESDGRTWLTREPSICYFHAEHWFNIICMLRDDGVYYYCNISSPFVFDNNCLKYIDYDLDVKVFPDMSHALLDEDEYEQHRLEMNYPEVIDKILQRNVKTLVSWIEQRRGPFAPDFIESWTNRYILLSEIEANKE
- a CDS encoding YfhJ family protein, which codes for MEELYQKLTEQLLVKNPKLPAGRARTWVELLCSDFESTSAKAGADYRGAEYTAKLVSQLIESYGDKLHLFAAQNPKYAQLLNDSDDTLN